From one Treponema denticola genomic stretch:
- a CDS encoding CDP-alcohol phosphatidyltransferase family protein, producing MEKKIGRLVLFFWLFQCSAVFAIYKIFSTDAEIFSAFLIHITLWHSLILLFLILYKEEFVNVESNLSLDKINLANGITLFRISSVPLIAFLLKQNSIEQIKIILAVVLILVFLTDFFDGFIARKFNQETRIGRMLDSMSDYSLLALVSIVYYQLGLLPNWFFYLIFVRLMFQALGMLFFMLLKFPVEIKSTRGGKITIAATMILYSLKMLQFFVPFFYNFKQLFLIGEYSCGFIIFVFLFEKIFIFYDHYKKYRKRGRET from the coding sequence ATGGAAAAAAAAATCGGCAGATTGGTTTTATTTTTTTGGCTGTTCCAGTGTTCAGCTGTTTTTGCAATTTATAAGATATTTAGTACGGATGCTGAGATTTTTAGTGCATTTTTAATACATATAACTCTCTGGCATTCCTTGATTTTGCTTTTTTTGATTCTATACAAGGAGGAGTTTGTAAATGTGGAGAGCAATCTTTCACTTGATAAAATTAACCTTGCAAATGGGATTACCCTGTTCCGCATAAGTTCTGTACCTTTAATAGCCTTTCTTTTAAAGCAAAATTCGATAGAACAGATAAAAATAATCTTGGCTGTTGTTTTAATCTTGGTTTTTTTGACGGACTTTTTTGACGGTTTTATAGCCCGTAAATTTAATCAAGAAACAAGGATCGGGCGTATGCTGGATTCTATGAGTGATTACTCCCTGCTTGCTCTTGTTTCAATTGTATATTATCAACTGGGTCTATTGCCTAATTGGTTTTTCTATTTGATTTTTGTAAGATTAATGTTTCAGGCTTTGGGAATGCTCTTTTTTATGTTATTGAAGTTTCCGGTTGAAATAAAGTCTACAAGGGGCGGTAAAATAACGATAGCGGCAACTATGATTCTTTACAGTCTCAAGATGCTGCAATTTTTTGTTCCTTTCTTTTATAACTTTAAACAATTATTTTTAATAGGAGAATATTCCTGCGGTTTTATTATTTTTGTATTTTTGTTTGAAAAAATATTTATTTTCTATGATCATTATAAAAAATACCGCAAAAGAGGTAGAGAAACTTAG
- a CDS encoding glycine hydroxymethyltransferase, protein MKEGLKKYLEKEGSNAKLAMVAYLANLDQVASVYPEVASSIVKEIENQRSHLKLIASENYSSLAVQAAMGNLLTDKYAEGFPEHRYYGGCENVDAVEMAACEEACKIFGAEHAYVQPHSGADANIVAYWAILNAKVEEPFLKKFETVVDGKVKKMSLEGLSHEEWEELRHALGNQKLMGLDYYSGGHLTHGYVQNVSSKMFRTCSYTVNKETGELDYAEIEKRAMEEKPLILLAGYSAYPRKINFKKFREIADKCGAVLMVDMAHFAGLVAGKVFEGEYNPVLWADVVTTTTHKTLRGPRGAMVLCKKEFAEFVDKGCPLVIGGPLPHVMASKAVAFREASSKEYQDYAHNVRDNAAALAEECMKLGMKLQTNGTDNHLMLINVTKYGLNGRQAETAMSECGVTLNRNSLPFDPNGPWWTSGLRVGTPAVTSLGMGKPEMKQIASIIDRVLKASKPGVTKSGAPSKANVVVDPAVKAEIQKEVDALLHKFVLYPELDLDYLKSVYC, encoded by the coding sequence ATGAAAGAAGGTTTAAAGAAATACCTTGAAAAAGAAGGCTCAAATGCAAAGTTAGCTATGGTTGCATATTTAGCCAATTTGGATCAGGTTGCCTCCGTGTACCCTGAAGTTGCATCAAGCATTGTAAAAGAAATAGAAAATCAGCGGAGTCACTTAAAACTTATCGCCAGCGAAAACTATTCTTCATTGGCAGTTCAAGCTGCTATGGGTAACCTGCTGACCGATAAATATGCCGAAGGTTTCCCTGAGCATAGATATTACGGAGGATGCGAAAACGTCGATGCCGTTGAAATGGCTGCTTGCGAAGAAGCATGTAAGATATTTGGAGCCGAGCACGCTTATGTTCAGCCTCACTCCGGAGCCGATGCAAATATCGTAGCTTATTGGGCAATCTTAAATGCCAAGGTTGAAGAGCCCTTCTTAAAGAAATTTGAGACAGTTGTAGACGGAAAAGTTAAAAAGATGAGCCTTGAAGGTTTGAGCCATGAGGAGTGGGAAGAATTACGCCATGCTCTTGGAAATCAAAAACTTATGGGCTTGGATTACTATTCGGGCGGACACCTTACCCACGGCTATGTTCAAAACGTTTCTTCAAAAATGTTTAGAACATGCTCATATACGGTAAACAAAGAAACAGGTGAGCTTGATTATGCCGAAATCGAAAAAAGAGCAATGGAAGAAAAGCCCTTGATTCTTTTAGCCGGATACAGTGCCTATCCCAGAAAGATTAACTTTAAGAAATTTAGAGAGATTGCGGATAAATGCGGCGCCGTTTTAATGGTTGATATGGCCCACTTTGCCGGTCTTGTTGCCGGAAAAGTTTTTGAAGGCGAATATAACCCTGTTCTTTGGGCTGATGTGGTAACAACTACAACCCACAAAACTCTTCGAGGTCCCCGCGGTGCTATGGTCCTTTGCAAAAAAGAATTTGCCGAATTCGTTGATAAGGGATGCCCCCTCGTAATCGGCGGCCCTCTTCCCCATGTTATGGCTTCAAAGGCTGTTGCCTTCCGCGAAGCAAGCAGCAAGGAATATCAAGACTATGCCCACAATGTACGCGATAATGCCGCTGCCCTTGCCGAAGAATGTATGAAGCTCGGAATGAAGCTCCAGACAAACGGAACAGATAATCACTTAATGCTGATTAATGTAACAAAATACGGCTTAAACGGCCGCCAAGCGGAAACTGCAATGTCCGAGTGCGGTGTAACCCTTAACAGAAACAGCTTGCCCTTTGATCCGAACGGCCCCTGGTGGACAAGCGGTTTACGCGTAGGTACTCCTGCCGTAACAAGTCTCGGCATGGGAAAACCCGAAATGAAGCAAATAGCTTCAATTATCGACAGGGTATTAAAGGCTTCAAAGCCCGGCGTAACAAAGAGCGGAGCTCCCAGCAAGGCTAATGTAGTTGTAGACCCTGCCGTAAAAGCAGAGATACAAAAAGAAGTAGATGCTCTTTTACATAAATTTGTTCTTTATCCTGAATTGGATTTGGACTATTTAAAGAGCGTTTATTGCTAA
- a CDS encoding carbon-nitrogen hydrolase family protein, whose amino-acid sequence MKIGLCASENIDNDIDFNISQIEGFIEKTRSEKPDLLLFGESFLQGFDSLCFEYKKDILTALQINSEPIAKIRSIAKKEKTAIGFGFIENDHGAIFSSYIILGKNGEILCLYKRVSKGWRIEGTCADYREGKEFFEFDFEGKRLAVFICGDLWEDNLLESIISLNPDAFLWPVFCGYTKEEWKNGEGSAYAERTAILDKPVLFINSLVKENAKAIGGGAFVWHQGKLIKEIPMGETGFLLYEI is encoded by the coding sequence ATGAAAATAGGACTTTGCGCATCGGAAAATATAGATAATGATATTGATTTTAATATATCTCAAATCGAAGGCTTTATAGAAAAGACTAGGTCTGAAAAACCCGATCTTCTTCTCTTTGGAGAAAGTTTTTTACAGGGCTTTGACTCTCTTTGTTTTGAATATAAAAAAGATATTTTGACAGCTCTTCAAATAAACTCGGAACCCATTGCAAAGATTCGTTCAATTGCCAAAAAAGAAAAAACAGCCATAGGTTTTGGCTTTATCGAAAACGACCATGGTGCTATTTTCAGCTCATACATAATATTAGGAAAAAACGGAGAAATACTTTGCCTTTATAAAAGAGTTTCCAAAGGCTGGAGAATTGAAGGCACCTGTGCCGACTATCGTGAAGGAAAAGAGTTTTTTGAGTTTGATTTTGAAGGTAAGCGCCTTGCCGTTTTTATCTGCGGAGACTTATGGGAAGATAATCTTTTAGAGTCTATTATCAGCCTCAACCCCGATGCCTTTTTGTGGCCGGTATTTTGCGGTTATACAAAGGAAGAATGGAAAAACGGTGAAGGCTCTGCCTACGCCGAAAGAACTGCTATCCTCGATAAACCGGTTTTATTTATAAACTCCCTTGTAAAGGAAAATGCTAAGGCTATAGGAGGCGGGGCCTTTGTTTGGCACCAGGGTAAACTTATAAAAGAAATACCGATGGGCGAAACAGGTTTTTTATTATACGAAATTTAA
- a CDS encoding IMP dehydrogenase produces the protein MAFFYDEPSHTFSEYLLVPRLSGVEHIPQAVSLKTPLTKYKKDKEPKISLNIPLVSSIMQSVSDHNMAIALAREGGLSFIFGSQSIESEAKMVTKVKNYRAGFVESDSNLTPEHHLSDVLDLKDRTDHTTVAVTHDGTGHGKLLGVVTGRDYRIGHTDLSTKVKEFMTPIERLHVAEEGISLKEAQDIIWEFKLNSLPILDKKGSLVAFVFRKDYESNAENPLELLDEKKRYMVGAGINTRDYEERVPALVGAGADVLCIDSSDGFSDWQKQTIKFVKEKYGDSIPIGAGNVVDADGFNFLADAGADFIKVGIGGGSICITRETKGIGRGQATAVIEVAKARDEYFKKKGVYIPICSDGGIVFDYHITLALAMGSDFCMLGRYFARFDESPTNKVLINGNYMKEYWGEGSARARNWQRYDSGGEKKLSFEEGVDSYVPYAGKLHDNVAVTLNKIRSTMCNCGVLSIPEFQRDAKITLVSSASIIEGGPHDVVLKDMSHSSGSNY, from the coding sequence ATGGCTTTTTTTTATGATGAACCTTCGCATACATTCAGCGAATATTTATTGGTCCCGCGTCTTTCGGGAGTCGAGCACATTCCTCAGGCAGTTTCTCTTAAAACGCCTTTAACAAAATATAAAAAAGATAAAGAGCCTAAAATCAGTTTAAATATTCCTCTTGTTTCTTCGATTATGCAGTCCGTTTCAGATCATAATATGGCTATTGCGCTTGCAAGGGAAGGAGGCCTTTCTTTTATCTTCGGCTCCCAATCAATTGAAAGTGAAGCTAAGATGGTTACAAAAGTAAAAAACTATAGGGCAGGTTTTGTCGAAAGCGATTCAAACCTCACGCCTGAGCATCATTTAAGCGATGTTTTAGACTTAAAGGACAGAACAGACCACACTACCGTTGCAGTAACCCATGACGGAACAGGACACGGGAAACTATTAGGTGTAGTTACAGGCAGGGATTACCGCATAGGGCATACCGATTTAAGTACAAAGGTAAAAGAATTTATGACCCCTATCGAACGCCTCCATGTTGCCGAAGAAGGGATAAGTCTAAAAGAGGCCCAAGATATTATCTGGGAATTTAAGCTCAATTCGCTTCCGATTCTTGATAAAAAAGGCAGCCTTGTCGCCTTTGTTTTTAGAAAGGATTATGAAAGCAATGCGGAAAACCCGCTCGAACTTCTTGATGAAAAAAAACGCTACATGGTAGGAGCCGGTATAAATACAAGGGACTATGAAGAACGAGTTCCCGCCCTTGTGGGAGCGGGAGCCGATGTACTTTGTATAGACTCTTCGGACGGCTTTAGCGATTGGCAAAAGCAAACCATTAAATTTGTAAAAGAAAAATACGGGGATTCAATTCCCATAGGGGCAGGCAATGTTGTAGACGCAGACGGCTTTAATTTTTTAGCGGATGCAGGAGCCGATTTTATAAAGGTCGGAATAGGAGGCGGTTCAATCTGTATTACCCGTGAGACAAAGGGAATAGGAAGAGGTCAAGCCACTGCCGTAATCGAGGTTGCCAAAGCCCGGGACGAATATTTTAAAAAGAAGGGTGTTTATATTCCCATCTGTTCCGACGGCGGAATCGTTTTTGATTACCACATAACATTAGCCCTCGCTATGGGAAGCGACTTCTGTATGCTGGGACGCTACTTTGCCCGCTTTGACGAAAGCCCTACCAACAAGGTCTTAATTAATGGAAACTATATGAAAGAATACTGGGGCGAAGGTTCAGCGAGGGCCAGAAACTGGCAGCGATACGATTCGGGCGGAGAGAAAAAGCTTTCTTTTGAAGAAGGTGTAGACTCCTATGTGCCATATGCAGGAAAGCTCCACGATAATGTTGCAGTAACCTTAAACAAAATACGCTCGACAATGTGTAATTGCGGGGTTTTAAGCATTCCGGAATTCCAGCGTGATGCAAAAATAACTTTAGTCTCTTCGGCAAGTATTATAGAAGGCGGCCCCCATGATGTCGTCCTAAAAGACATGAGCCACTCCTCAGGCTCCAATTATTAA
- a CDS encoding MFS transporter has translation MLNKQRKMTWRTYLAYGAADLYGGGCFFIVTTFAMYYLVNVIGLHPVLAGLIPAIGKFWDAVSDPMMGYIADNTPQNRFGKRRVWFLVSIIPIALSFIIIWFPTGIESQAGKFIFYTIAYIIFFTVSTVSYIPYAALSAEITKDFSERNKLNGSRLMFSFIATLLGGLLAQPIIDAFHGSMMGYFVMSIVFALIFALPWIPLYFETWELPEEKSQKKSDAKFIKNFLSLFKSKSCRIHIAMYVCSYGALDIVMSLVLFYIVDYLNRGSVFVIAQGALLLTMMATLPIHNRIINKRGHKPVYVSALIIFAVSIVLMSFHTPQTNPVFLILNMVLMGVGISANNLIPHQLLPFLSDIDKLMSGENRAGTYSAAMTLTRKLFLGLVIMTTIGFVLSGIGYKNPVPSVLTQKQFQEAQNLAVKNNENFENINKYYSLREDGNFHLKYMSRSTDEIISSVYKEEKDNFDEIPQDVFENLLSSFDKKDFNEIDKKFLVESSYVKSGEVYKKIKPQDFYTKNDLYDLKELLDKIDFKYSGIGQVQKPQQKEKTLKGVKISFIIMPLFMILFGIFFGLKFNVSPENHTIILDELNRLEAGGKKEDADEKTKKVCELLIGEPYGRM, from the coding sequence ATGTTAAACAAGCAAAGAAAGATGACTTGGCGGACTTATCTCGCCTATGGAGCTGCCGATTTATACGGCGGAGGCTGTTTTTTTATCGTTACTACATTTGCGATGTACTATCTGGTAAATGTAATAGGACTTCATCCTGTTCTGGCAGGGCTTATTCCTGCAATCGGAAAATTTTGGGACGCCGTATCGGATCCTATGATGGGCTACATTGCCGATAATACTCCGCAAAACCGTTTCGGAAAAAGAAGAGTTTGGTTTTTGGTGTCAATTATTCCAATCGCTCTTTCCTTTATCATAATTTGGTTCCCGACCGGAATCGAAAGTCAGGCCGGAAAATTTATCTTTTATACGATAGCCTATATTATATTTTTTACTGTTTCGACCGTTTCCTACATACCCTATGCGGCCCTCTCAGCCGAGATAACTAAGGACTTTTCCGAAAGAAATAAGCTCAACGGTTCCCGACTCATGTTTTCTTTTATAGCTACCCTTTTGGGCGGGCTTTTGGCTCAGCCTATTATCGATGCCTTTCACGGCAGCATGATGGGCTACTTTGTGATGAGTATAGTCTTTGCCCTTATCTTCGCCCTTCCATGGATTCCTCTTTATTTTGAAACATGGGAATTGCCCGAAGAAAAGAGCCAAAAAAAATCGGATGCCAAATTTATAAAAAACTTTTTATCCCTTTTTAAAAGTAAGTCTTGTAGAATTCATATTGCGATGTATGTCTGCTCCTACGGAGCTTTGGATATAGTTATGTCTTTAGTCTTGTTCTATATTGTGGATTATTTAAACCGCGGAAGTGTTTTTGTAATAGCCCAAGGTGCGCTCTTACTAACCATGATGGCGACCCTTCCCATTCATAACCGCATAATAAACAAGAGAGGGCATAAACCCGTCTATGTTTCTGCCCTAATCATCTTTGCCGTTTCCATAGTCCTTATGTCTTTCCATACGCCTCAAACAAATCCGGTATTTTTGATATTGAACATGGTGCTTATGGGTGTCGGAATTTCGGCAAACAATTTGATTCCCCATCAGCTTCTTCCTTTTTTGTCTGACATAGACAAACTTATGAGCGGAGAAAACCGAGCCGGAACCTATTCGGCTGCGATGACTCTTACCCGAAAACTTTTTTTAGGTTTAGTGATAATGACCACAATAGGCTTTGTTTTAAGCGGTATAGGTTATAAAAATCCGGTGCCCTCGGTTTTGACCCAAAAGCAATTTCAAGAAGCTCAAAACTTGGCTGTAAAAAATAATGAAAACTTTGAAAATATAAACAAGTATTATTCTCTGCGGGAAGACGGGAATTTCCATCTAAAATACATGAGCCGAAGCACTGATGAGATTATCAGCTCAGTGTATAAGGAAGAAAAAGATAACTTTGATGAAATTCCTCAAGATGTTTTTGAAAATTTACTTTCTTCTTTCGATAAAAAAGACTTCAATGAAATTGATAAAAAATTCTTGGTAGAATCTTCTTATGTAAAATCGGGAGAAGTTTATAAAAAAATCAAACCTCAAGATTTTTATACAAAAAATGACCTTTATGATTTGAAGGAGCTTTTGGATAAGATTGATTTTAAATATTCCGGTATAGGTCAGGTTCAAAAACCGCAGCAAAAGGAGAAGACTTTAAAGGGCGTAAAGATTTCCTTTATAATAATGCCCTTGTTTATGATTCTTTTCGGCATCTTCTTCGGTCTTAAATTCAATGTAAGTCCTGAAAACCATACAATAATTCTTGATGAACTGAATAGATTGGAGGCAGGCGGTAAAAAAGAAGACGCGGACGAAAAGACCAAGAAGGTTTGTGAGCTTTTAATAGGAGAGCCTTACGGCAGAATGTAA
- a CDS encoding transposase, with the protein MYTRLTTTKLNRIFLCFSEDITAAATAKITGINRNTVNRYFGIIREKILKYSIFEQAKEISANVRHISYFKKAKIRRKKIQEFIAARPVLGLLKKGKKIFVSLVHDDSHESLLSIIKGDLEKLISHQNKIEPFNTSLLKDCDQYRVFYDESEIKSEHTAGIENFLTFAKKRLAKFNGFSSGSFLLHLKECEFRYNHRDEDLCALIKKIFKKF; encoded by the coding sequence ATGTATACTAGACTTACAACAACAAAACTTAATAGAATTTTTTTATGTTTCAGTGAAGATATTACTGCTGCGGCTACTGCAAAAATTACCGGAATCAATCGGAACACCGTAAACAGATATTTTGGAATAATTCGGGAAAAAATACTTAAATATAGCATCTTTGAGCAGGCAAAAGAAATTTCGGCCAATGTCAGGCATATTTCCTATTTTAAAAAAGCTAAAATTAGAAGAAAAAAGATACAAGAGTTTATTGCCGCACGTCCTGTATTGGGGCTTTTAAAGAAAGGCAAAAAAATATTTGTCAGCTTGGTGCATGACGATTCCCATGAAAGCCTCCTTTCAATAATAAAGGGCGATTTGGAGAAGCTTATTTCTCATCAAAACAAAATTGAACCTTTTAACACTTCGTTGCTAAAGGATTGCGATCAATACAGGGTTTTTTATGATGAAAGTGAGATAAAAAGTGAGCACACAGCGGGAATTGAAAATTTTCTAACCTTTGCAAAAAAACGTTTGGCAAAATTTAACGGCTTTTCATCAGGTTCTTTTTTACTTCATCTAAAAGAATGTGAGTTTAGATATAATCATCGTGATGAAGATTTATGTGCTTTGATTAAAAAAATTTTTAAAAAATTTTAA